The DNA segment ACAGAGCGGGCGTCCTACAAGCCCGACCACGTCCATGAATCCGCGGAGCGCGCGGAACACTGGCTGGATGAGGAAGGCCGCCGCCGGCTGGAGGAACGGCTGGGCAGGCAGGAACTGGATCCCCATGGCAGCCGCATCCCGGCGGAAGATGACGGAAAGGAGGCACGGCCATGAACCTGTCTTTCTGGACCGACCCGTGGCAGTCCCCGACCATCCTCTGGCTGGCCGCCACCGCCGCCTTCACCGCCATCGCCTGCGGCCTGCCCGGTGCCTTTCTGGTCCTGCGGAGGATGTCCCTGACCGGGGACGCCATCAGCCACAGCGTGCTGCCGGGCATCGTCATTGGCTTCCTGGTTTCCGGCTCGCTGGATTCGCCATGGATCATCCTGGGCGCAGCGTTCTCCGGCTGGCTCACGGTGATGGTGATCGAGTTTTTCCACCGCAAGGCGGGGGTCCGGGAGGACGCCGCCACCGGAGTGGTTTTCACCGCCATGTTCTCCATCGGTGTGCTGCTGCTGCGTCAGTTTGCCGGGAAGGTGGACCTGGATCCGGACTGTGTGCTTTTCGGAAACCTGGAAACCGCCATCCACGGGGCGACCACACGCTTCCTGAATCTGGACGTCCCCAATATCACGCTGACATCGGGGGCCGCCGCCGCAGGGGCCATCGTTTTCATCACCCTGCTCTACCACCGCCTGCTGGCGACTTCGTTCGATCCAGTGCTGTCGAAGCTGACCGGCCAAGCCCCCACCCGCTCGCAGTCGATGCTACTCGGAGCCACCGCTGCCGTGGTGGTCGCCGCTTTCCAGACGGTCGGAGCCGTCATGTCGGTGGCCCTGCTGGTGCTGCCCGCCGCTTCCGCCCTGCTGGTGTCCAAGCGTCTGCCGGGCGTCCTAGCCGGGGTGGTCCTCCATGCCATTCTCTCCTCCATCGGCGGCATTTATCTGGCCACCTGGGCCAACTGCAACCTCGGCGCGGCGATCATCCTAACAGGGGGATTGCTCTTCATTGGCTCATTTTTCCGTTTCAAGCTGAAGTTCTGAGCATTTCGCGATCATTCAAGTTTTTGTTGATTGAATGAAAGACCGTGCGGTATGCTGCGCCCCCACCGCTTGTACCGGGAAGGCGATAGAGCTCATCCCGGAGCCAATTTAGCCATCATACGATGAATCCAGACAGAGCCACACTGAACTTCCTGAACAGCTTCCCTGAGGAGGCCCGCAAACGCGGTGAAATGCTTCAAAAGGACGGTGCCGTCACCCAGATTTTCGGAAACCACCTTTTCATCCAGGGCCGCGTCGAGGACGAAACCGGCACCTTCCGCACGAGCCTCCGTCTCCAGGGCAACCGTTGGTTCGGCTCCTGTACCGCCGAGGACGAGATCGTCTCCGGGGCCTGCCAATACGCCACCATGATGGAGCGGATGCACCGCGGGGAAGACCTGCCGGAGTCCCCCAACGAGTTCGATGACACCCCCATCCTGGACATCATCGAGGAAAAACTCGGCCGCGAACTGGACGACAAGGAGGCCGACTTCGTCACCAAGATCGAGAAACGCTACCGCCGCTATGTGATCGAGGGCGAGCTGCACGACCATGACATGGTGCGCATCACCCCCCGCTGGGAGATCACCACCTACGAGCCGCTGGAACTGTGGCCGATGCCTCCGGGAGACATCCTGGAGTTCTGGAACTACATCGCCTACGCCTTCTACAAGAAGAAGCTCCCCTACCCGGAGTTCATGAGCGTGATCACCGACCTCGGCCACGTTCAGAAGAAGATGGCCGACTGGGAGCAGGAACGCGAAGTCGCCGCCTGGTATGACCGCATCGAGCAGGTCAACGAGCGCCCGCCGCAGGAAGCCCCGCTGGACGTGGAGTTCCGCCTGGTGGCCACCATCAACGAGGCCCGGCTGGAAGTCCGTGAGAAGAAGGCGAATGTCTGGGTCCAGCTCCGCGAGAAAAACGAGATCGAGCATTACGTCTCCCTCCACCATGAAGCCGCGCTGCTCATGGACTCCTCCAGCCAGACGCTGTGGGAGCATTTCCTTTCCTATGTCCGCAAGCAGGGCGACACCACGCTCGACTTCGACCAGGAGGAAGCCTGCCGGTTCATGAACCGGATCTTCCGCCAGCCCGCGCTGAAAGGATACATCGTCAACCTCGACGACAAGGATTTCAAGGTCGTCACCGATGCCCTGAAGTGGGTCTGCGAGGACGATCCGTATGATCCGAAATCCTTCGCGCTCCAACTGGTCACCGCCGCCGGAGAGAACGTCTCCCACTCCGTCCGCCTGCTACCGGGCCGCAAGGAATTCTATCAATCCGACGAAACCGTCTTCCCCGGCCCGCCACGCTGGCTGGAGGAAACGGAAGTCATGCCGCGCTACCTCATTCCCAAGCGCGTGATCGACTCCCTGGAAGGTGTCGAGTTCCTCCGCAAGATCGGAGCCTCGCTTCCTGAGTCCCTCGTCAAGCGGGTGGTCGATCTGGAGCTGAAGCCACGCTTCGAGATGAAGCTGGTCGCCGGCCTGACTGCTGCGGAGACCGAGCACCTCGTC comes from the Luteolibacter sp. SL250 genome and includes:
- a CDS encoding metal ABC transporter permease, which translates into the protein MNLSFWTDPWQSPTILWLAATAAFTAIACGLPGAFLVLRRMSLTGDAISHSVLPGIVIGFLVSGSLDSPWIILGAAFSGWLTVMVIEFFHRKAGVREDAATGVVFTAMFSIGVLLLRQFAGKVDLDPDCVLFGNLETAIHGATTRFLNLDVPNITLTSGAAAAGAIVFITLLYHRLLATSFDPVLSKLTGQAPTRSQSMLLGATAAVVVAAFQTVGAVMSVALLVLPAASALLVSKRLPGVLAGVVLHAILSSIGGIYLATWANCNLGAAIILTGGLLFIGSFFRFKLKF